In the genome of Bosea sp. BIWAKO-01, the window GCGGAACGCGCCGGCTTTGCCTCACCGCGGCAATTGCGGCGCGCCTGGGGGCGCTTCCATAGTCTGCCGCCGAGCCGGATGCGGCAGAGCGAGGCCAGTGCTGCGGGCTGAACCGGAGGTCAGACCACCGATGTCAGGCCGCCATCGACCATCAGCAGATGGCCGTTGACATAGTCGGACGCAGCCGATGACAGGAAGATCGCGGCGCCGACCAGCTCCTTCGTCTCGCCCCAGCGCCCGGCGGGCGTCCGGCTCTTGACCCAGCCCGAGAAGGTTTCGTCGGCGATCAGCGCCTTGTTGAGCTCGGTGACGATGTAGCCGGGGCCGATCGCGTTGGTCTGGATGTTATGTTTGCCGAGCTCGGCGGCGAGACCGCGTGTCATCATCTTCACGGCGCCTTTGGTGGCGGTGTAGGGCACGATTGTGGGCCGGCCGAGCTCACTCATCACCGAGCCGATATTGACGATCTTGCCCCGGCCGCGCGGCACCATCCGCTTCGACACGGCCTGCGTGACATAGAAGACCGAATGGAGATTGGTATTGATCAGGTAATGCCAGTCCTCGGCGGGGAACTCGATAAAGGGCGCCCGCTTCTGCGTGCCGGCATTGTTGATCAGGATGTCGATCGGCCCGACCTCGGCCTCGATCGTGGCGATGGCCGCCTCGACGGCCTCCTGGTCGGTGACATCGAAGGCAGAGATCGAGACTTTGCGGCCGGAATTGGCGATCGCGGCGCGTGCGGCCCCGAGCTTGCCCTTGTCGCGGCCGTTGAGCACGACATGTGCCCCGGCTTCGCTCAGTCCTTCGGCCATGGCGAGGCCGATGCCCTGGCCCGAACCGGTGATGAGTGCGATCTTGCCTTCAAGGCTGAACAGCGAAAGCGACATGGCGTATCCTCGATGGCGCAGGTATGGCCGATGAGATTCGATTTGCGCGGGCCCGCATAGCTTGGGTAAGCATCTTTCAATCGATTAGACAATTGCAGATCGGCCGAATCCGGCAAGGCCTTCCCTGGGAGAACCGCCATGCGCGCAGTCGTCATCCACGCCGCGAAGGACCTGCGGGTCGAGGAAAGGCCCGTGCCGGAACTCGGACCGCTGGATGTGCGCGTGCGGATCGAGGCGGGCGGCATCTGCGGCTCGGACCTGCACTACTACCAGCATGGTGGCTTCGGTACGATCCGCGTGCGCGAGCCGATGATCCTCGGCCACGAGATCGCCGGGACGGTCGAGGCGGTCGGCGGCGAGGTCTCGCGGGTCAGGCCGGGGGACCGTGTCGCCGTCAATCCGAGCCGGGCTTGCGGGCGTTGCCGCTACTGCCAGGCAGGCCAGCAGCAACACTGCACCGACATGCTGTTCTATGGCAGCGCCATGCGCTTCCCCCATGTCCAGGGCGGGTTTCGCGATGTGCTCGTCGTCGAGGAGCGGCAGGCGGTGAAGGTGCCCGCGCATGTGCCGGCGGCGCAGGCCGCCTTCGCCGAGCCGCTTTCGGTTTGCCTCCATGCCGCCAAGCGCGCCGGCCCGCTCCTCGGCAAGCGGGTCCTGGTGACCGGCTCCGGGCCGATCGGCGTGCTCACCGTGGTCGCTGCCAGGGCAGCGGGAGCCTCCGAGATCGTCGCGACCGACGTTGTCGACGGTCCGCTGCCGACGGCATTGAAGATGGGCGCGACGGGCGCGATCAACGTCATGGCGGAACCGGAGCGGCTCAAGGCGGAGTACGGCGCGGAGAAGGGCACCTTCGACGTGATGTTCGAGGCCTCTGGTAACCAGCACGCGCTGACGGGCGCGTTCGACGTGGTGCGGCCCGGCGGCGTCATTGTGCAGATCGGCGTCGGCGGCAATTTTACCTTGCCGATGAACGTGCTGGTCGCCAAGGAGTTCGATCTGCGGGGCTCATTCCGCTTCCATGAGGAGTTCGACTGGGCCGTGGCGATGATCGGATCGGGCAGCATCGATCTCTCTCCGCTGCTGACGGCGTCGATCCCGGTCGAGCGGGCGGTCGAGGCTTTCGAACTGGCTGGCGACAAGTCGCGGGCGATGAAGGTGCAGCTCGCCTTCGCCTGATCAGCCGAACCGCAGCGTTGGATGGCCCGCCTGGCCGTGCAGCGCGGGGTCGTAGACGACGAAGGTGTCGCGGCCGCCATGCTTGGCGGCATAGAGTGCGGCGTCGGCATGGGCGGCCGCACTCGACAGGGTTTCCAGCGGGCCGACCATGCAGGCGCCGATGCTCACGGTCGCGGTGATCGCCTGCGCCCCACCCAGTTCGATCGGGGCTGCCCTGATCTCGCTGACGATCTTGGCGGCAATCGCCGAAAGCGAGGCGAGCGAACTGTCGGCGATCAGCAGGATGAACTCGTCGCCGCCCCAGCGCGCGCAGATATCATAGTTGCGCAGCACGGCGGACATGCGGTGCACGACCTCGATGATGACCCGATCACCGGCCTGGTGGCCATAGGTATCGTTGATCGTCTTGAAGTCATCGAGATCGACCAGGGCGAGCGCTGTCGGACGCCCCGTGCGAAGGGCCCGGTTCTGCTCCTGAGCAAAGGCCCCTTCGAAGCCACGCCGATTCAATACCGAGGTAAGCGGGTCGTGATGGGCGAGATGCTCGAGCGTCTCGGTGCGCTCCCGTACCATTGCCTCAAGTCGGTCGGTATTGTCGCCAACCGCGCGTGCCATCTCTTCGAGGGCGCGCGACAGGCGGCCGATCTCATCATGGCCGGCGTCAGTATCGGATGGTGTGAACGAGCCGGCGCGGACGCGCATCACGGAGGCTTCCATCCGCGCCAGCCGGTCGAGAACACTGCGTTTGAACAGCAAGGTCATCAGTGCGGCGGCAGTCATCAGGATGGTGGCCAGCAGCAATGCGATCGGAAGAAACAGCCTTCGATCGATGATCTGGTCGACATCCATCAGGCTGATGTTGAACCAGCCCAGGCGGTCGAGATAGCCCACTCCGACGAGCGTTTCGCGGCCGCTGACGGTCATGAACCGGGAGCGGACGGGGGCTTCACCTCGCGCGACCTCAGCCATCATGCCGGTCAGCGCCGCGCGGTCGGCTTCTTCGTCGACAAGGGCAAAGATCGTCTTCTTGGCTTTGAGGTCCTTTGTCAGGCTATGAAAGTCGACAAGGCGCGGATCGCGATGCGCCTGCACCGCACCGTTGCGGTCGACGAAGATGCTCTGCACGCCCACCTGCGGGATATCGACGACTTCGCGAATGAACTGGCTGAAATCGACGCCGGTACCGATGATGCCGAGCTGCTTGTCACCCTTGCTGATGATGCAGTTGATCCAGACCTTGGTGACCTTGAGATTGTCGTCGTGGTCGACATTGAGGTGGCAGCCGGATCCGAGCGCCGCCGTCTTGTAGTACCAACCGTCGCGCGGGTTCTCGCGTGAGAGGGTGTAGCGCCTGCGGGCGGTCTCGTACGTGTTCTGCTTGTCGTTGAAGTAGTAGTTGCCGGAGCCGTCGAGCACGACGAAATAGCTGCGATCCTTGAACGAGAGCCGGTAATGCTCAAGTTCGGCGAGCCCGCGCTCGGATTTCTCGGGATCGTTCTCATCTGCCGCCCAGGCGAGAACGGCTGGGGAGCGCGCCACCGTTTCGGCCAGCGAGACCTCCCGCATCAGGGATTCCAGCCCGCGATAGCGATCGAACAGGATCTGCTTCTCGGCGAAGAGCGTGCCGAGTTTCTCGATCGTCGTGTTGACGATCCAGAGAAAAGCCGCGGTCGAGGGAATAGCGACCGCAAGCAGGGCAGCCAGGGTCAAGACGAGAACCCGGCCCCTCAATCCCGAGGTGAAGGCCGGCCGCGCGATATTCGCCCTCATCCTGAGCAGTGCCCCGACAGCTTCCGCCGAACCTAACTGGATGTCGTAATGCGACGCGTTTGATTCGGCCTGTTTCTGTCACGATGCTTGCACGGGTGAAGCTAGAAAGCACCCGTGCCAGTGTCCAATCCAGTCGCAAAAGCTTAGAAGAGGCCTTCGATCTGTCCTTCCGCATCGATATGGATGCGTTCGGCGGCGGGTTCCCGGGGCAGACCGGGCATGGTCATGATGTCCCCACAAATCGCGACGACGAAGCCGGCCCCGGCCGAGAGGCGAAGTTCACGGACCGGGACGATGTGGCCCGATGGCGCACCGCGCAACGTGGGATCGGCCGAGAAGGAGTATTGGGTCTTGGCCACGCAGACGGGAAGGTGTCCATGCCCCGCAGCTTCCAGCTCCGCGAAGCGTGCGCCCACCTTGGCGTCGTGGGAGATGCCGGCCGCGCCATAGATCTCCTCGGCAATGGTCTGCAGCTTGTCGCGCAACGGCATGGCATCTGGATAGAGCGGCGCGAAATCCGCCTCGTCGTCGTCGGCCAGTGCGGCGACCTTGCGCGCCAGCTCCTCGGCCCCCGCACCGCCTTCGGCCCAGTGCCGGCAGATGACGGCCTCGACGCCAAGATGGTTGCGGCAATAGTGGCGGATCAGCTCATGCTCGGCATGGGTGTCGCTGTCGAAATTGTTGATCGCAACGATCGGCGGAACGCCGAATTTCCGGATGTTGACGACATGGCGCGTCAGGTTGGACAGCCCGGCTTCGAGCGCCTTCAGGTTCTCCTGGCCGAGCGCATCCTTGGCTGCGCCGCCATGCATCTTCAATGCGCGGACGGTCGCGACCACGACCGCCGCGGCCGGCTTGAGGCCGGCCTTGCGGCACTTGATGTCGAAGAACTTTTCCGCGCCGAGATCGGCCCCGAAACCGGCTTCGGTCACGACATAATCGGCGAGCTTCAGGGCGGCGCGCGTGGCGATCACCGAGTTGCAGCCATGGGCGATATTGGCGAAGGGGCCGCCATGGACGAAGGCTGGCGTCCCTTCCAGGCTCTGCACGAGATTCGGCATGAGCGCGTCCTTGAGCAGGACGCTCATCGCACCGGTCGCCTTCAGCTCGGCAGCCGTGATCGCGCGCTTGTCGCGGCTGCGGCCGACCACGATGCGGCCGAGCCGGGCCTCGAGATCGGCATGGTCGCGGGCGAGGCAGAAGATGGCCATGACTTCCGAGGCGACAGTGATGTCGAAGCCGTCCTCGCGTGGATAGCCGTTGCCATTGCCGCCCAGCGACGACACGATCTGCCGCAAGGCGCGATCGTTCATGTCCATGACGCGGCGCAACGCGACATTGCGGGCATCGAAGTCGAGCGCATTGCCCCAATAGATATGATTGTCGACCAGCGCAGCGAGCAGGTTGTGGGCGCTGGTGATGGCGTGGAAATCGCCGGTGAAATGCAGATTGATCTGCTCCATCGGCACGACCTGCGCATAGCCGCCGCCGGCGGCGCCGCCCTTCATGCCGAAGCAGGGGCCGAGCGAGGGTTCGCGCAGCGCGATCATGGTACGCTTGCCGAGGCGAGACAGGCCGTCGCCGAGGCCGACCGTCGTGGTGGTCTTGCCCTCGCCGGCGGGCGTCGGGCTGATCGCCGTAACGAGGATCAGCTTTCCATTCGGACGCTCCTCGAAATCCGGGATCGCGGCGCCGTCGATCTTTGCGATGTATTTGCCGTAGGGATGAAGGGCCTCGTCGGGAATCCCGATCCTTTCGGCGATGCTGGCGATGGGCGTGAGTTCGGTTGCGCGGGCAATTTCGATATCGGTCGGCATACGGTTTCCTTCGCCGCGTCGCGACCCAGACCGGAGCACGCGGAATCGGCGGTCACAGTGCCGTGAAACGGGCCATTCTGCCACTGCTTTCCCGGAACGCTGCGTCCATATTTTGGCAAGGCTCCGACTCTCACCCGACGAGAGGGGCACTGAGTTAGGGGCCTGGATGGGAGTGCGCGATGCCGCAGATTGGGTTCAACCGCCGTGATCTCGTCGCTTCCGCGCTCGCAGCCGCCGGGCTCGCGGCGCTGTCTCGTCCCGAACCTGCCCGGGCCGAAGGAACGGAACTTCCAATGACGCCTGCCTGCGAGGGCAGGGCGGCTGTTACCAGGCGCCAGACCGAGGGACCGTATTTCACAGCATCCTCACCGCTGAAGCGGGATCTGCGCGGAGATGGGCCAGGCGAGATGCTGGTGCTTTCCGGTTTCGTGCTGACGCCGCAATGCCGCCCGGTCGGCGGAGCCCTGGTCGATCTCTGGCATGCGAATGCGAGCGGCGACTACGACAACGCGGGCTTTCTCTTCCGAGGCCACCAGTTCACCGACGCGCAGGGCCGGTACCAGTTCATCACCCGCATGCCGGGCCTCTATCCCGGCCGGACACGGCATTTCCATGTGAAGGTCCGGGCGGGGCAGGGGCCGGTCCTGACGACCCAGCTCTATTTCCCGAGCGAGCCCGGCAATGCGCGCGATGGCATCTTCGACCGCGCGCTGCTGATGGATATCCGCGCTGCCGAAGGTGGGCGTCTCGGCCGGTTCGATTTCGTGATCGCGGCCTGAGCGAGCCGGCGTGAGCCGGCCCGCCGGGGCTTTGGCTCACCCGACGAGATGGGCGTTCTGCGGGAATAGGAACTTGCGCGCCTCCTCGTCGAATTCCGTCTTGAAGGCGAACTGATCCTTCAATGCCACCGCGCGCTGAGCGGCGGGGCGAGCGGAAATCTCATCGAGATGGCGCTTGACGTTGGTCAGCTTGCCGAAGGCCTCTTCACCGAGCGCGAAGGCCGCGCGCGTCGACCAGCCCCAGACCGACATGTCGATCAGCGTGTAGCTGTCTCCCAGCATGTAACGATGCTTGCCGAGCTGGTCGTTGATGATGCCCCAGTGCCGCTCGGCCTCGCGCGAATAGCGGTTGATTGCGTAGGGGATCTTCTCAGGCGCAAAACGGGTGAAATGCACGGCCTGTCCGCAATAGGGGCCGATGCCGGTGGCGACGAACATCAACCAGGAGAGCATCTGGCCTCGTGCCGCGGGTGTGCTCTCGGGGAGGAATTTGCCGGTCTTCTCCGCGAGATAGAGCAGGATCGCGTTGCTATCGAAGATCGTGACGTCGTCATCGGTCAGGGCTGGCGTCTTGGCATTGGGATTGATCGCCAGGAACTCGGGCTTGAACTGGTCGCCACGTCGGGTATCGACCGGCACCATCTCGTAGGGCAGCCCGGCTTCCTCAAGGAAGAGCGCGATCTTCGCGGGGTTTGGCGACGGATGATAGTAGAACTTGATCATCGATTGGGTCTCCTGGCGCAGGGTGATCGAGCGGGTCTTACCGCCGTTTCGTCGCGTAAGCTGCAAGATCCGTCAGCCTGGCGATAGTGAGGTCGGCGCCCGCCCCGAGCCGTTCCGGCTGCATACGCAGAGCCTTGAACAGTGTAGTGGGGCCGATCCCGCCGGGGGCCGCCAGCTCGGCGCGCAAAGCCGTTGCGGGAATGCGTTCGATGCGCGCGACGGTGAAGCCATAGGCTTTGGCGCCGGCGATATCGAAGCCGTTGGAGGAAACGAAGAGGATCTCCTCGCGGGCAAGGCCCAGTCGCGTCTCTACCAGCTCATAGCCACGGGGATCCGGCTTGTAGACGCCGATCTCGTCGACGCTGATCACGGTTTCCAGCAACTCGTCGATGCCGGCCTGGGCGACGAGGCGGTTCAACATGGCCGGGCTGCCATTCGAGAAGATGGCGAGACGTAAGCCCGCGAGCTCCTCGAGTGCTTGCCTTGCCTCCGGGTAGAGCGCGAGCGCGTCATAGGCTGCCGCAATTCTGGCGATCAGATCGGGCGTCGCCACCAGCCCGAGTGTCGCCAACGTGAAGTCGAGCGCGTCGCGCGTGACCGTCCAGAAATCCTCATAGCGGCCCATCAGCGCCCTGAGCCAGGTGTACTCGAGCTGCTTCAGCCGCCAGATTTGGGTGATCGTTTCGCCATGGCCGGGAAACGCCTCGTCAGTGACGCCGGCAACGGATTGGATGTCGAACAAGGTGCCATAGGCGTCGAAAACGAGGGCTTTGAGCGCCATGGGTGGTTCCCTTGCCGTAGGATCGGGGATCGGTGCTTTTTCTTAGCACTCGCGTTGGCGGCGCGGTGCGTGATATCCGCACAAGCAGTTTTTCCTTGATGCCCACAGGTTGCCGCATGTCGAACCGCCCCGTGATGCTGATGGTCCTCGATGGCTGGGGCTGGCGCGAGGATGAAGCCAATAATGCGGTGAAGCTGGCGAACACGCCGAATTTCGATCGCTATTGGGCTAGTGCGCCGCGCGCTTTCCTGAAGACTTCGGGCCTCGATGTCGGCTTGCCGGAAGGCCAGATGGGTAATTCGGAGGTCGGCCATCTCAATCTCGGCGCCGGGCGCGTCGTCATGCAGGACCTGCCGCGGATCAACCAGGCGATCCAGGACATGTCGATCGCGCAGGCGCTGGACGCGACCGGGCTTGTCGCGAAACTCAGGAATACAGGGGGCACCTGCCACCTGCTTGGCCTCGTCTCGCCCGGCGGCGTGCATGCCCATCAGGATCACGCCGTGGCGCTGGCCCGGATTCTGACCGGGCAGGGTATTCCGGTCTGCGTCCATGTCTTCACGGATGGGCGAGACACCCCACCGCAATCGGCGGCAGAATATGTACGCGACTTCGCCGCGGCCCTGCCGAAGGAGGCGGTGATCGGCAGCCTGTCGGGCCGTTATTTCGCGATGGATCGCGACAATCGCTGGGAGCGCGTCGAGCAGGCCTGGCGCGCCATGGTGCTGGGCGAGGGCAAGGCCTTCGCGACGGCCGGGGAAGCCGTCGCCGGCGCCTATGCGGAGGGCGTCAATGATGAGTTCATCGTTCCGACCGTGATGGCTGGATATGCCGGCATGCGCGACGGCGACGGGTTGCTCAGCTTCAATTTTCGCTCGGACCGGATTCGCGAGATTCTGGCCGCGGTACTCGATCCGGATTTCTCGGGCTTTGCTCGGGCGCGCGTGCCGAAGCTTTCCAGGGCGGTCAGCATGACCTCCTACAGCGCCGAACTCGATAAGGTCATGCCAGTGCTGTTTCCGCCGCAGACGCTCTCGAACGGTCTCGGAGAGACCGTCGCCAAGGCAGGGCGGATGCAGGTCCGCATGGCGGAGACCGAGAAATATCCGCATGTGACCTATTTCTTCAATGGTGGCGAGGAGCGCCTCTACCCCGGCGAAGACCGGGTGATGGTGCCGTCTCCCAAGGTCGCGACCTATGATCTGCAGCCCGAAATGTCGGCGCCGGAGCTGACGGACCGCGCCGTCGCGGCGGTCAATTCGGGGCGATACGATCTCGTCGTGCTGAACTTCGCCAATCCCGACATGGTTGGGCATACCGGAGTGCTTTCGGCGGCGATCAAGGCCGTCGAAACCGTCGATGCGGGCCTGGGCCGGATCGCCAAGGCAATCGAGCAGATGGGCGGTGCCATGCTCGTCACGGCCGATCACGGCAACAGCGAGTTGATGGTCGATCCGGTGACCGGCAAACCGCATACCGCCCACACGACGTTTCCGGTGCCCGTGATGCTGATCGGTAGCGATGCGAAGGCGCTGGCCGATGGCAGGCTTGCCGATGTCGCGCCGACGCTGCTGGCATTGATGGGGCTGAAACAGCCGGACGAAATGACCGGCCGCTCGCTGCTCCGCTGATCAATCCCGGCTGATCAGAAGCTGTAGGCGGCTTTCACCTTGACCAGGTGCTGGCTGAAATTGGTGAGGTCGAGATTGCCGGGTTCGCCCTTGGCCTTGCCGGCGACCTGGACGTTGTAGGCGGCCGAGAGTGCGAGTTGCTTCGTCGCCTGCCAGTAGACGCCGGGGCCGGCGAATGTGGCGTAGCCCGCTTCATTGTCGAAGCCGAGATCGTTGTAGCGCCGCAGATGGCGGACCTCGCCGCTGAGATAGATGCCGTCGACGACCTGCCAGGCCAGCGCCCCGGAGACCGTGAAGGTCGAGGAGCGGCCATAGGGATCCGGGCCGGTCCAGGTCATGTCCTGCGAGAGATTGAGCGCGGCGTAGAGCTTGCCCGGAACCAGCGTCTTGTCGGCGAAGAGGCGGATGCCGGTGTTGAAGGTCGTGAAGCGGCCGGCGCCGTCCGGATCCGTGCGATTGACGCTGGGATCGAGCACCACCGTCAGGCCGATGCCGTTCAGGTCGCGACCGAGCAGGCGATACTTCATCTCGACGCCGGCGCCATAACTGCTCGAATCCGCACCGATCCCGCCGGCAGAGGCGTTGGTGTCGCCGCCGAGCAGGTAGGGGCCGATTTCGAAACAGGGGAAGAGTCCGTAGGAGCCCTGGAGCTGTGCGCCGTGGGCGTTCGACCGGCCGCTGCGCGTGCCGAAGCCGCCGCCATAGGTCAGGCTCGGCCCGAAGGATCCGACATCCGCCACATCGGAGCCGGTTGTGAAGCCGAAGGCGTCGGTCGGGATGCTTTCGCGATCGGTGCAGGCCGAGAGCATCGGCGGGGCGGCAGGTGCGCTCTTGCGTGCGGGCAGGTCGGCGGCGAAGGCGTTGGCGGAAAGGGCGTTCAAGGCAAGAGCAACGGCGGCAAACTTCGGCAGCATCGGTCAGTCCCCGGATATCGATGGTCGAAGATCCATCAGATGCAAATGATTTGCAAGAGCGTCTACGGCCTGCCGGCAGCGGTCCAGTGAGAATCTCCACTGAATCGATGCCGAATGGCGAAATCGTCCGGGTTTCTATACTGTAATAAAGTTACGCTCTTCGTTGCGCCAACAATGTTAGCGCACCGCGACCGAAGCGAGGCGGGCTGCGACGAGCGGCGCAATGCTGGCGAGTTCGGCGACAGGCTTCCAGGCTGCGGCGTGAACTTCCTCGAGCTGCGCGACGAGCGGCACCACGGGATCGGCGATGAAGAGGTATTGCAGATCGTGGTGGATATGGTCCGGCTCGCCGCGCGAGGGTTTTCCGGGGACGTCATGGCTGTCGATGACGAAGGGCAGATCGTCGCCGCGATGCCAGGGATGCAGCGCAAGCCTGCTGACGCCGGTCTCCTCGACGGCCTCGCGCGCAGCGGAAAGGTTGAATGCTTCGGCCGGCTCGTAGTGGCCGCCTGGCTGCAGCCAGCGACCGATGACGACATGGTCGATCAGCAGCACCTGGGCGTGATCCGGCGACAGAACGATCGCACTGGTGGTGACATGGCCCGGAAAGGTGTCGCGCTCGTCGAGGGCATGCCCCGCGGCGATCTGCCAGCGCAGCAGCGAGAGATGTTCGCGTCGTGAGGCGACCTCGGCGCGATAGCGTGTCACTACGCCCTCAAGGCGAGACCGGAAGGAAATTGTCATGGCAGTTGCAGCTCGTATTCCTGGAATCGGCCATTCTTGACGCCGTCATAACCGATCAGGAAGCGCAGGCGACCAGGCCTTTCCTCGAGAATGGTCACGACCTCTGCCTTGGCATCCTTTGGCGGTGCAAGTGTGCCGAGATCCCTCGGTGACTGGGGCGCGGCAGGGTCAAGCAGCAGCAGGCCATAGGGAACGTCCTGTTCCTGCGCAGGGCCGACCAGGACCAGCAGGCGTCCGTCCCGCAGCGCGGCAAGGTCGCGCACGCCGCGATTCGGGCCAGCCGGGAAAGCGATCACAGTCGGGGTGCCCTGCGCGGGTTCATTGCCGGGCGCAAAGAGTTCGTCCGGATTTGTTTCGAGCAGGAAAGCGCGACCGTTCTGCGACGGCGCCCGCAGGCCAATCCAGAGCCTGTCATGAGCGGTCGCGATGCCTTCGATGTTCAGGCCGTTGCCATCCGTCAGGGGCTTGCCGAAAAAGGGCGCAACCTCGCCGGCACGACGCAACTGATCACTCAGGCGGTAGGTCAGTTCAACCTGGCCGATGGGGTTGCCGGCCGTGTCGACCTTGACCCGAGCGAGCTGGAAGGACGAGAGGCGAAACTCGCTGCTGTTGCGCGAGCAGCCATGCGAACCGGCGACGTAGAAATAGGGCGCGGCATACGCAACCGCCTCGCCATCGAACTCGCCATAACCGCCAGTCGTCGGACAAGGGGACGCGGGGATCGCGCCGAGCGCAGTCGGGGAGGGGCTGTCCCCGATCAGCTCGACCACGCCGGCAGGCTTGATGCGCCCCTTGGTCAGGATAGCGAACTGGGCCGAGCGGTTCTCGTCATTCGCCAGGAGGCAGCGCCGCTCCTCGCCATTCGCCGGCAGGCAGGCCAGGCCGCTGACATCCTTGGCTGCCTTGTCGGGCTTCTTACCGGCAAAATCCTCGGTCGCTTCGACATTGCGGACGGGCTTCAGCGTCTTGGCTGACGCCGGTAGCGCGAGCAGCAGCGCTGTGGCGAGAGCAGTCGACGTCAAGGCAAGGCGAGGCATGGCACGGTTTCCGGTTGCCGCGGGATTGAGCGCGTCGCGCCCGGTGCTGTCAAAGCATTAGTCCGCATCATGCACATTCGGGGCCGGTCAGGCTCGCCCGTGTGCCGGGCTCCATCCGATTGACGTGCTTCTCGCACTCTCGCTGCAGCGGAGAGCCGGAATCCAGTCGAGCCCGCCCTGGCGACCGAGGGCGGGGCCCTTGCCGTTCGGAATGCGAGGACTATCTAGCGCGGGTTCACCGAGACCCTGTCTATGCTGCCCCTCGATTTCCGTGTTCCCGGCGTCTTGAACTCAAAGGAGATGCTCATCGCAGAGGCCATCCACGCCCGAGCATGGGAAACCGTAAGAAGCGACCCAGATCTTGCTGGAGACGAGGCCGAAGCTGCGAAGGCGAGACTTGGAGGGATCGTGGCTCGTATGATGTCAGATCCTTCCAGATCCGTCGGGGATCTTGCCGCTGCAGCAGTCCGGGCCTTCAACGAAAGCCCCCGCACGCCCTGAGCGGAGAGGGGCCTGCGCGCAACCAATGGCGCGCAGGCCGTTCTCATGCGTCTCAGGCCGCGAGTACGCCGTCTGCGTTGCGCAGGACATCGGCGAGCGGAACGAGCCCCTTCATCGCGCCACTGCCTGTCGCCGGCTTGCCGTCCTCGATCGCGACCGCGAAGCGAAAAGCGGGATCGGCTTCGATGCGCTGACGCAGCGCCAGGATGCGGGGATAGTCGCGTGGGTCGACGGCCTTGTGGAAGTCCACCCAGCGCGCGACGCCGGCAAACACCGCGTCGGCCAGCGTCGGTCTGTCGCCGAGCAGGTAGTCGCTGTCGCCGATCATCGCCTCGAGTTGTTCATGGCGCTCGGCGACAAAGCTGCGGCCGAACTTGCGCAGCGTTTCGCGATACTCTTCCGTGAGATCCTCCGCTTCCAGCGCCACCCACATTGGGACGAACGCACCGGTGAACCCGGTATTGAGGAAGGCGACGAATTGATGCAGCCGGTCGGCCTCCGGCGTGCCGGGCTCGAAGCTGATGCGGCGGTCGGAGTCGCGTGCCTCCAGCCACAGGGCGATCGCCATCGTCTCGGTGAGGACGCGACCTTCGCCGGTGATCAGCACGGGCGTCTCGACCCGGCCGTTCAGGCGCTTATAGGCATCGGTGCGCATCTCTCCCAGCATATCCACCCTGGTGAGGCGATAGGGCTGGCCGAGCCATTCGA includes:
- a CDS encoding NUDIX hydrolase, with amino-acid sequence MTISFRSRLEGVVTRYRAEVASRREHLSLLRWQIAAGHALDERDTFPGHVTTSAIVLSPDHAQVLLIDHVVIGRWLQPGGHYEPAEAFNLSAAREAVEETGVSRLALHPWHRGDDLPFVIDSHDVPGKPSRGEPDHIHHDLQYLFIADPVVPLVAQLEEVHAAAWKPVAELASIAPLVAARLASVAVR
- a CDS encoding DUF3616 domain-containing protein, encoding MPRLALTSTALATALLLALPASAKTLKPVRNVEATEDFAGKKPDKAAKDVSGLACLPANGEERRCLLANDENRSAQFAILTKGRIKPAGVVELIGDSPSPTALGAIPASPCPTTGGYGEFDGEAVAYAAPYFYVAGSHGCSRNSSEFRLSSFQLARVKVDTAGNPIGQVELTYRLSDQLRRAGEVAPFFGKPLTDGNGLNIEGIATAHDRLWIGLRAPSQNGRAFLLETNPDELFAPGNEPAQGTPTVIAFPAGPNRGVRDLAALRDGRLLVLVGPAQEQDVPYGLLLLDPAAPQSPRDLGTLAPPKDAKAEVVTILEERPGRLRFLIGYDGVKNGRFQEYELQLP
- a CDS encoding glutathione S-transferase family protein, whose protein sequence is MNPIPEPILTSGFPLGSSAGLVTAFEWLGQPYRLTRVDMLGEMRTDAYKRLNGRVETPVLITGEGRVLTETMAIALWLEARDSDRRISFEPGTPEADRLHQFVAFLNTGFTGAFVPMWVALEAEDLTEEYRETLRKFGRSFVAERHEQLEAMIGDSDYLLGDRPTLADAVFAGVARWVDFHKAVDPRDYPRILALRQRIEADPAFRFAVAIEDGKPATGSGAMKGLVPLADVLRNADGVLAA
- the gpmI gene encoding 2,3-bisphosphoglycerate-independent phosphoglycerate mutase — protein: MSNRPVMLMVLDGWGWREDEANNAVKLANTPNFDRYWASAPRAFLKTSGLDVGLPEGQMGNSEVGHLNLGAGRVVMQDLPRINQAIQDMSIAQALDATGLVAKLRNTGGTCHLLGLVSPGGVHAHQDHAVALARILTGQGIPVCVHVFTDGRDTPPQSAAEYVRDFAAALPKEAVIGSLSGRYFAMDRDNRWERVEQAWRAMVLGEGKAFATAGEAVAGAYAEGVNDEFIVPTVMAGYAGMRDGDGLLSFNFRSDRIREILAAVLDPDFSGFARARVPKLSRAVSMTSYSAELDKVMPVLFPPQTLSNGLGETVAKAGRMQVRMAETEKYPHVTYFFNGGEERLYPGEDRVMVPSPKVATYDLQPEMSAPELTDRAVAAVNSGRYDLVVLNFANPDMVGHTGVLSAAIKAVETVDAGLGRIAKAIEQMGGAMLVTADHGNSELMVDPVTGKPHTAHTTFPVPVMLIGSDAKALADGRLADVAPTLLALMGLKQPDEMTGRSLLR